Genomic DNA from Comamonas resistens:
TTGATGTTCTTGAGCGCGTGGAACTTGCCGTAATAGAAGTTCAGGTCGCGTACGGACAGCTTGGAGTTGGCGGAAACAGAAGTTGCAGTCATGTCTTGCACTCTCGAATTATTTTTGGCGAGTGATGAAGCGCGCCAGGATATTCAGGCCCAGCACGGCCACCGTGATCAGGAACACACCGGCCCATGCCAGGTGCTGCCAGTTCTCATAGGGGCTCATCGCAAATTTGAAGATGGTCACGGGCAGGCTGGCCATGGGCTTGCTCATGTCCGCATTCCAGAACTGGTTGTTCAGCGCGGTGAACAGCAGCGGGGCGGTCTCGCCGGCGATACGGGCCACGGCCAGCAGCACCCCGGTGATCACACCGGCGCGGGCGGCTCGCAGTGTCACCATGATGATGACCTTCCACTTGGGCGTGCCCAGGGCGTAAGCCGCTTCGCGCAGGCTGGCAGGAACCAGCACCAGCATGTTCTCGGTGGTGCGGATGACCACGGGAATCACGATCAGCGCCAGAGCAACCACACCGGCCATACCGGAGAAGCTCTTGACGCGCACCACGACCACGGTGTAGACAAACAGACCGATGACGATGGAAGGCGCAGACAGCAGGATGTCGTTGACAAAGCGCGTCGCGCTGGCCAGCCAGCCCTTTTTGTCGTACTCGGCCAGATAGACGCCAGCCATGACGCCAATGGGCGTGCCGACGAAAGTGGCCAATGCCACCATCATCAGCGAGCCGAAGATGGCATTGGCAATGCCCCCCTCCTCATTGGGCGGCGGTGTCATCTGCGAGAACAGGGCCAGGCTCATGCCGCCCACACCCAGGCGGATGGTTTCCCAGAGAATCCAGATCAGCCAGAACACGCCAAACAGCATGGCGCCCATGGACAGGGCCAGGGCGACCTGGTTGAGACGCTTGCGCCTGTCGTACTTGGCCTGACGAACCGCAGCCAGATCGGCGGCGTTGAGCATTTTGGTGGAAGTCGAGCTCATGAGCGTGCACCCTCATTCTTTTGCAGGCGGTTGAGCAGCAGCTTGGACAGCGCCAGCACCACAAAGGTGATGAAGAACAGAACCAGGCCCAGATAGATCAACGAAGCCTGGTGCAGACCTTCGCCAGCTTCGGCAAATTCGTTGGCCAGCGCCGAGGTGATGCTGTTGGCTGCCTCGAAGACCGACAGGGAATTGAGCTGGTTCATATTGCCGATCACGAAGGTCACGGCCATGGTCTCGCCCAGGGCACGGCCCAGGCCCAGCATGATGCCGCCGAGCACGCCGGTCTTGGTATAGGGCAGAACCACTTTCCAGACCACTTCCCAGGTGGTGGAGCCCAGGCCGTAGGCCGATTCCTTGAGCAGGGCCGGAGTGACTTCAAACACGTCGCGCATCACCGAAGCGATGAAGGGGATGATCATGATGGCCAGGATGATGCCGGCCGACAGAATGCCGATGCCCACGGGGGGGCCCGACACGAAAGCGCCCAGATACGGCACGCCGGAAAGCAGGTTCTGCAGCGGCTGCTGCACATAGGTCGCCAGCACAGGCCCGAACACCATCAGGCCCCACATGCCGTAAACAATCGAGGGAACGGCCGCCAGCAATTCGATGGCCGTGCCCAGAGGGCGCTTGAGCCAGGCTGGCGAGAGTTCCGTCAGGAACAGGGCAATGCCGAAACTCACGGGCACTGCAATGATGAGCGCGATGGCCGAGGTGGCCAGCGTGCCGTAAATCATGACCAGGCCGCCGTACTGGTTCTGCACGGGATCCCAGACGCTGCTGGTCAGAAAGCCCAGGCCATATTCGTGGATGGCGGGCCATGCGCCAAAGACCAGTGACACCATGATGGCCACCAGCAGCGCCAGCGTCAGCATGGCGGCCAGACGTGCCAGGCCACCAAATAAACGATCCGCCAGACGGCCCGAGATCATCGGTGCACGTGGCGGAGAAGGGATGCGCTGCTGAGCGGATTGCTGTTTGTTCATGGCAGCCAGCGAGCTTGAGGGCGACGTAGTGGACACTGGAAGCGCCTTTATTCGCAAGAAGGTGGAAAAAGCCACGAGATGCCGACCGGTTCGGCATCTCGCGACGGGTGGCTTACTGTGTTACGGCTTTGCCGGAGGTGTCCTTGATCTGGCCCCAGGACTTGTAGATCACATTCTTGACGGACTCAGGCATGGGTACATAGTCCAGGTCTGCGGCAGTCTTGTCGCCATTCTTGTAGGCCCACTCGAAGAACTTCAGCGAAGTTGCAGCCTGTGCGGGCTTTTCCTGGGTCTTGTGCATCAGGATGAAGGTGGCCGATGTGATGGGCCATGCGCTCTTGCCAGGCTGGTTGGTCAGGATCTGGTAGAAGCTCTTGGCCCAGTCGGCGCCGGCAGCGGCTGCCTTGAAGGTGTCGTCATCGGGAGAGACGAAGCTTCCGTCCTTGTTCTGCAGCTGGGTGAATGTCAGCTTGTTCTGCTTGACATAGGCGTACTCCACATAACCGATGGAGTTGGGCAGACGGCCCACGAAAGCGGCCACGCCTTCATTGCCCTTGCCGCCGGCGCCCGTAGGCCAGTTCACTGCCGTGCCTTCGCCGACCTTGTCCTTCCACTCGGAGTTGACCTTGGACAGATAGTTGGTGAAGCCGAACGTGGTGCCCGAGCCATCAGCGCGGCGTACAGGGGTGATGGCAGCGTCAGGCAAAGCCACGCCGGGGTTCAGTGCCGTGATGGCAGCGTCGTTCCACTTGGTGATCTTGCCCAGGTAGATGTCGCCCAGTACCTGGCCGTTGAGCTTGAGCTGACCGGGAGCCACTCCCTTGATGTTGACCACGGGCACAATGCCGCCGATCACGGTGGGGAACTGCACCAGGCCCTTCTTTTCCAGCTCGTCATCCTTCAAAGGCGCATCGGAGGCACCGAAGTCAACGGTCTTGGCATCGATCTGCTTGACGCCGGCGCTGGAGCCCACCGACTGGTAGTTCACCTTGACGCCAGTCGCCTTGTTGTAATCGGCAGCCCACTTGGAATACAGAGGAGCGGGGAAACTCGCACCAGCACCTGTGGCTTCCTGGCTTGCATGTGCCATACCGGCAGCAGACAGAGCAGCGGTAACCAGAACGTGAATCAGAGACAACTTCATGTAACGACCTTTGGGGTTGAAAGACTCGATGCACTGGAATGTAAAAACCATTTATGACAGCGTCGTGACACAAACATTTCCGTCATTCATGTTGTCATACACCAGGATTTTTATCGTCATACTCCTGACACACGAGGTCTCCAGACTGGCTTGCCCCGTGTTTTTGCCTGCTGTCGCATGCCTTGCGTTCAGTGAATACCCGAGCACCATGAGGTTTCAAGCAGACGCTCACACCTGCAACAACGCAGCTGCTGCATATTCACGTGTCTGCATGCCGCGCAGCCCCGGGGTCGCGCCTGTTTTCAAGAACACCACACCAACAAGATTTTGAATGGCTCCTGAATCTTTGCTTGCCGCCGTCGATCT
This window encodes:
- the pstA gene encoding phosphate ABC transporter permease PstA, translated to MSSTSTKMLNAADLAAVRQAKYDRRKRLNQVALALSMGAMLFGVFWLIWILWETIRLGVGGMSLALFSQMTPPPNEEGGIANAIFGSLMMVALATFVGTPIGVMAGVYLAEYDKKGWLASATRFVNDILLSAPSIVIGLFVYTVVVVRVKSFSGMAGVVALALIVIPVVIRTTENMLVLVPASLREAAYALGTPKWKVIIMVTLRAARAGVITGVLLAVARIAGETAPLLFTALNNQFWNADMSKPMASLPVTIFKFAMSPYENWQHLAWAGVFLITVAVLGLNILARFITRQK
- the pstC gene encoding phosphate ABC transporter permease PstC: MISGRLADRLFGGLARLAAMLTLALLVAIMVSLVFGAWPAIHEYGLGFLTSSVWDPVQNQYGGLVMIYGTLATSAIALIIAVPVSFGIALFLTELSPAWLKRPLGTAIELLAAVPSIVYGMWGLMVFGPVLATYVQQPLQNLLSGVPYLGAFVSGPPVGIGILSAGIILAIMIIPFIASVMRDVFEVTPALLKESAYGLGSTTWEVVWKVVLPYTKTGVLGGIMLGLGRALGETMAVTFVIGNMNQLNSLSVFEAANSITSALANEFAEAGEGLHQASLIYLGLVLFFITFVVLALSKLLLNRLQKNEGARS
- the pstS gene encoding phosphate ABC transporter substrate-binding protein PstS, translated to MKLSLIHVLVTAALSAAGMAHASQEATGAGASFPAPLYSKWAADYNKATGVKVNYQSVGSSAGVKQIDAKTVDFGASDAPLKDDELEKKGLVQFPTVIGGIVPVVNIKGVAPGQLKLNGQVLGDIYLGKITKWNDAAITALNPGVALPDAAITPVRRADGSGTTFGFTNYLSKVNSEWKDKVGEGTAVNWPTGAGGKGNEGVAAFVGRLPNSIGYVEYAYVKQNKLTFTQLQNKDGSFVSPDDDTFKAAAAGADWAKSFYQILTNQPGKSAWPITSATFILMHKTQEKPAQAATSLKFFEWAYKNGDKTAADLDYVPMPESVKNVIYKSWGQIKDTSGKAVTQ